One genomic region from Leptospira tipperaryensis encodes:
- a CDS encoding sulfatase-like hydrolase/transferase — MFSFIKQKWNFFVSDFQFKIVSIFILPSIILLTDLVIRWKIVSQMERLQWSYYLLSFFYSVLIYSLILLILNLLLSFSKMRFYWALLVYASLGYTICIVGSYGYYLYSGIMPNFFVFSYIFQEPFNSWTIFKGGLTIWSLIGFVFLFLLLLVTLKTASSFPKPSRFLKSRMVSLSLVILLLAAFFHNNTRFNDQIYVSDTNSISFINRNLYNIVTGDRLGSAGLQSRNKPLIKPSSNPAKMNILIVLSESLRRKSMGLYGYERDTTPFLNRWSKNPGGGTVVVFKNAFSNSSSTLISVPSLLSGVSPIQPVSLTHSAPLFWEYGQAAGLSTFYISSHSFRWNNFSGFFKNAGIDFLWNKEISGHSVFNDIGIDDRKTVEEFEHHVKGLKEKNQHFAGVLHLNTNHFPYIIPEESIVFPIGKDAYAPYDNSVRYLDDLLQSVFRFLQQEDLAKDTLVIFTSDHGEGIFEHDYIGHIESNHIETVAIPMLFYVPDSLKKTVPLDRLKKNVERNVSNTDLIPTVADILGISNQSEVKGYLSRLEGKSLFSNLSDDRRIFIANNNETSLYRVGMSYIQGNLHYMLRLNAFPPDEEAYDIQADPIEKKNLWPSLDLERKKEIRKQLDGCSLCQDLYSTSGIKF, encoded by the coding sequence TTGTTTTCATTTATCAAACAGAAATGGAATTTTTTCGTTTCCGATTTTCAATTTAAAATCGTTTCGATTTTTATTCTTCCTTCGATTATCCTTCTGACGGATCTGGTGATTCGCTGGAAAATCGTGAGTCAGATGGAAAGACTTCAGTGGTCTTACTATCTTCTTTCTTTTTTCTATTCGGTTCTGATTTACTCGCTGATTCTCCTGATTCTCAATCTTCTCCTTTCTTTTTCCAAGATGCGTTTCTACTGGGCGCTTCTTGTTTACGCGAGTCTTGGTTATACGATCTGTATCGTCGGTTCTTACGGATACTATTTGTATTCGGGAATCATGCCGAACTTTTTTGTATTCTCTTATATCTTTCAAGAGCCGTTTAATAGCTGGACCATCTTTAAGGGCGGACTTACGATTTGGAGTCTGATCGGTTTTGTTTTTCTTTTTCTACTTTTGTTAGTTACTCTAAAAACCGCTTCCTCGTTTCCAAAACCTTCCCGGTTTTTAAAAAGCAGAATGGTTTCTTTGAGTCTCGTGATTCTTCTCTTAGCGGCTTTCTTTCATAACAACACTCGATTTAACGATCAGATCTATGTTTCGGATACGAATTCTATTTCGTTTATCAATCGGAATCTTTATAATATCGTTACCGGCGATAGGCTCGGTTCTGCTGGTTTACAATCCAGAAACAAACCTCTTATAAAACCGAGTTCGAATCCGGCGAAGATGAACATTCTTATCGTCTTGAGCGAGAGTCTTCGAAGAAAAAGTATGGGACTTTACGGATACGAAAGAGATACTACTCCCTTTCTCAATCGTTGGTCTAAAAATCCTGGCGGCGGTACGGTTGTCGTTTTTAAGAATGCGTTCTCCAATTCGAGTTCCACTTTGATTTCGGTTCCGAGTTTGTTGTCCGGAGTTTCTCCGATTCAACCTGTTTCTTTGACTCACAGCGCTCCCTTGTTTTGGGAATACGGACAAGCAGCCGGTCTTTCCACGTTTTACATTTCCAGTCATAGCTTTCGCTGGAATAATTTTTCGGGCTTTTTTAAGAATGCGGGAATCGATTTTCTCTGGAATAAGGAAATCAGCGGGCACAGCGTCTTTAACGATATAGGAATCGACGATCGTAAGACGGTCGAGGAGTTTGAACATCACGTCAAAGGTCTCAAAGAAAAAAATCAACACTTTGCCGGCGTTCTCCATCTCAATACAAATCATTTCCCTTATATCATTCCGGAAGAATCGATTGTTTTCCCGATCGGAAAAGACGCGTATGCACCTTATGACAATTCGGTAAGATATTTGGATGATCTTTTGCAAAGTGTATTCCGTTTTTTGCAACAAGAAGATCTCGCAAAGGATACTCTCGTGATTTTTACTTCGGATCACGGCGAAGGAATTTTCGAGCACGATTATATCGGTCATATCGAAAGCAATCATATCGAGACGGTTGCGATTCCGATGTTGTTTTACGTTCCGGATTCTTTAAAGAAAACGGTTCCTCTGGATCGTCTGAAAAAAAATGTGGAACGAAACGTGTCCAATACGGATTTAATTCCTACTGTCGCGGATATATTAGGAATTTCTAATCAGTCGGAGGTGAAGGGATATCTTTCCAGATTGGAAGGGAAGTCCCTTTTTTCCAATCTTTCGGACGATCGCCGTATTTTTATCGCAAACAATAACGAAACATCCCTCTATCGAGTCGGTATGAGTTATATTCAAGGGAATCTGCATTATATGCTACGTTTGAACGCGTTTCCTCCCGACGAGGAAGCCTATGACATTCAAGCCGATCCGATTGAGAAAAAGAATCTTTGGCCGTCCTTGGATTTAGAAAGGAAAAAAGAGATCCGAAAACAATTGGATGGTTGTAGTCTCTGTCAGGACTTATATTCCACTTCCGGAATTAAGTTTTGA
- a CDS encoding DUF2721 domain-containing protein: protein MITPAVMITACASLIFSTANRLGRIFDRVNLLKAEVEGVLAGKLLFPTERMESLKTQLQIQRIRAILIQRSMAFLYTATSLFVLSSLGFAFSRALFPEYSWFATLTALLGGIFLFIASIFLLYESRYNLKFIKGLIDLTEFLGSKIPDSNSPR, encoded by the coding sequence ATGATCACTCCTGCGGTGATGATCACCGCTTGCGCCAGTCTGATATTTTCCACCGCCAATCGCCTCGGAAGAATTTTTGACAGGGTTAATCTTCTCAAGGCCGAAGTCGAAGGGGTTCTCGCCGGAAAACTACTCTTTCCTACCGAAAGAATGGAAAGTCTCAAAACACAACTTCAAATCCAAAGAATCCGCGCGATTCTGATTCAAAGATCGATGGCATTCCTTTACACTGCGACTTCTCTTTTCGTCCTTTCAAGCCTTGGCTTTGCGTTTTCCAGAGCCCTATTTCCGGAATATTCCTGGTTTGCAACGCTCACGGCTCTTCTTGGAGGCATTTTTCTTTTTATCGCGAGCATCTTTCTACTCTATGAAAGCCGCTACAATCTGAAATTTATCAAGGGCTTGATCGATCTCACCGAATTTTTAGGAAGTAAAATTCCCGATTCGAATTCTCCCCGATAA
- a CDS encoding LTA synthase family protein: MFQRIPTHLKLIFSYIVYFAVILLLYKIAFLSVYWYRLHGVPLDEIALAFLLGFRFDFAVIGMTLGVFAFLSVLPYLNRFRAYRFFWGYTPILLGIWMIAHLIADIIYFENANKHIGYEGFVFIGKDLGVILKSALEQNTTTFIIGIGFLLIFLPLSTWLFLKYNPYEYKKESWKTYGAHIGIVLVLTVIAVRGGIQESPIRATNAIVSGNNFVNNIALNGVFTSIMDLKSQSIPKFLKLETEEAVAIVRKEISYTGAEFISEKYPILRVQKETRPGTPPNIVLIMLENWTGKFIRPISDGLVEGKEVAPHFNQLLKKGRFYNRFVASGGRTTNGMMSILTGIPDRPGLTVVRTHQVLGNFSGIGSIFKRMGYETFFVTGGDLSFDNKSTLMPHWGFDTVLGEKEISKLGRFKLGAWGYDDADVLQLLHERIASSKKPILGLALTLTTHYPYRTPSEKFRIFGPETRDYDFLNVYNYADWAVHNFITQAEKSGYFKNTIFVFVADHTHHRYLDYYEDRNVPFLIYAPGRIAPALDETIASQLDVIPTILGLVGKKVAFSAMGRNLLAPGRSETAYFAYGNLFGWIENEHFYLRFFDGKEDLSYNIVPPREKNNFCEKDPSVCEEMSKKAKAYLNLSYELLNKNVVFPSETELIQLTKP, from the coding sequence CATCTCAAATTGATTTTTAGCTACATAGTCTACTTCGCAGTCATCTTACTCTTATACAAGATCGCCTTTCTTTCCGTTTATTGGTATCGATTGCACGGAGTTCCTTTGGACGAGATCGCACTCGCGTTTCTTTTGGGATTCCGATTCGATTTCGCGGTGATAGGAATGACACTCGGTGTCTTTGCGTTCTTATCCGTACTTCCCTATTTGAATCGTTTTAGAGCGTATCGTTTTTTCTGGGGTTATACTCCGATCCTTTTGGGAATTTGGATGATCGCACATTTGATCGCTGACATCATCTACTTCGAAAACGCCAACAAACACATAGGCTACGAAGGTTTTGTCTTTATCGGAAAGGACTTAGGCGTGATTTTAAAATCCGCCTTGGAACAAAATACAACGACGTTTATCATAGGAATCGGATTCCTACTGATCTTTCTTCCACTATCAACTTGGCTCTTTCTTAAATACAATCCTTACGAATACAAAAAAGAATCCTGGAAGACTTACGGAGCTCATATAGGAATCGTATTGGTTCTTACGGTCATCGCCGTGCGTGGAGGAATTCAAGAATCTCCGATCCGTGCGACTAACGCAATCGTCTCCGGAAACAATTTCGTCAACAATATCGCGTTAAACGGAGTTTTTACTTCCATCATGGATTTAAAAAGCCAGTCGATTCCGAAATTCTTAAAATTAGAAACGGAAGAAGCGGTCGCGATCGTTCGAAAAGAAATCAGTTATACCGGAGCGGAATTTATAAGCGAGAAGTATCCGATCCTAAGAGTTCAAAAAGAAACCAGACCGGGCACTCCGCCTAACATCGTTTTGATTATGCTCGAGAATTGGACCGGAAAATTCATCCGCCCCATTTCGGACGGACTCGTGGAAGGAAAGGAAGTGGCTCCCCACTTCAATCAACTTCTAAAAAAAGGAAGATTTTACAATCGTTTTGTCGCGTCCGGAGGAAGAACCACAAACGGGATGATGTCCATTCTTACTGGAATTCCCGACCGCCCGGGATTGACGGTGGTAAGAACTCATCAGGTTCTCGGAAATTTTTCCGGGATCGGAAGTATCTTTAAAAGAATGGGATACGAGACCTTTTTTGTGACGGGTGGCGACTTAAGCTTTGATAACAAGAGCACACTCATGCCTCACTGGGGTTTTGATACGGTCCTGGGGGAAAAAGAAATCTCCAAACTCGGAAGATTTAAGCTCGGAGCCTGGGGATACGACGACGCTGACGTATTACAATTATTGCATGAACGAATTGCCTCTTCCAAAAAACCGATCTTAGGTCTGGCCTTGACTCTCACGACTCATTATCCATACCGCACTCCGTCCGAAAAGTTTAGAATCTTCGGTCCTGAAACGAGAGACTATGATTTTTTGAACGTCTACAACTACGCAGATTGGGCGGTTCATAATTTTATCACACAAGCCGAAAAATCCGGTTATTTTAAAAATACGATTTTTGTCTTTGTTGCGGATCATACTCACCATCGTTATCTGGACTACTATGAGGACAGAAACGTTCCATTCCTCATCTACGCTCCCGGAAGAATCGCTCCCGCGTTAGACGAAACCATCGCGTCGCAGTTGGACGTAATTCCTACGATCCTCGGACTCGTCGGAAAGAAGGTAGCATTTTCGGCGATGGGAAGAAATCTTCTGGCTCCGGGGAGATCGGAGACCGCATACTTTGCTTACGGGAATCTCTTCGGCTGGATCGAGAACGAACATTTTTATCTGAGATTTTTTGACGGAAAAGAAGATCTTTCCTACAACATCGTTCCTCCTCGTGAGAAAAATAATTTCTGCGAAAAGGATCCTTCCGTCTGCGAGGAAATGAGCAAAAAGGCAAAGGCCTATCTCAATCTAAGTTACGAATTGTTAAATAAGAACGTGGTCTTCCCTTCTGAAACCGAGTTGATCCAGTTGACCAAACCTTAG